GAACCGGCCCCCTACCGATAAGATCGTTTGCCCCTTCAAGCTTCTCAGGCGAACTCCACGTGCGACCAACATCCTGAGATCGTATCAACCTTGTGTCCCATCCAGGGATCGTTTGCCCCACTTTATAGAAAAGAAAAAGCTCGCCATCCTCTTGAAAAAAGACGGGATTCCAATGAGGCACTCCAGGTTCTCCGGCAACCCTTTCTGGCGGCTCCCACCCCTCTTCCGTTCGCCGACTTATCCAAATCCCAACGTCTCCATGTCCTTCCCTTGTTCCAGCAAACCACGCTGCTAGAATTGTCCCATCTGGAAGAGCCCAGACTGTAGAGGCGTGGCAAGATGCAAATAACGGGGTGTCACTACAGGCCCATTCACGTTGTATATTGATCTTCATCATTCCTTTCACCTCTCCATAAGTTTTTGTAAAGAAATGTAACTACATTGGCTTTGGAAAACTTGAATACAAAGGCTGCTTAAAAGAAATATAGTACGAATCTAAAAATAATTCAAACTTTTATTGCCAACAAATCACTCTGTCGTCATCTGACGTTGAGGCAAATAATTTAAAAAGGCAAAAACCGCTTTTCTTAATTCCTTTTGGTCCTCAGCATATGGATGGTGTGCACAGTTCAATTGACAAATCATCGCGTCTTGAAATTGAAATCTTTGATAATGGGTTGGACCAATAGCATGGTCATGTTTACCAGTAACAACTAACGTCATTACTTTAATTTCTGCGGATACGGTCGTAAAATCCTTAAAAAAATCACTCGATGCAAATATATATTTTTGAAACTCAGGGTCACTGTTAATTCTAGTATCGATTTTGTCCATTTCGTACTTTGTGTTGATATTTTCATATTGAAGTTTGTAGAACACATCCTTCTCTATCGCTTTTCTGATTGTTGTCATGAAAGTATTCATCAATGTTGACGTGTTCTCTATCATAGGAGAGTTCGACGACAAGCCTAGCCATTCATTACATTGATTGATCTGGTGGTTTAACGAATCACTAAAGTGAAGTGTAGCGTTCAATAAAATCAACCCATCCACTTGTTCGGGATACTTCTGAGTATATGTAACGGCTAGAATTCCGCCAAATGAGTGACCCATAATGCACCATGATTTCACGCCTAAAAATTGTCGTAATTCCTCTATATCTTGGATTAAACGATCCAAGGAATAGTGTTTATCTGTCGAATGACCTGATCGACCGCAACCTCTTTGGTCCAAGTAGACCATGTCCAGCTGATCCTCCAGAACATCTTGGCTATAATGTTGAAAAGATTTACTCCAGTACCCTGGACCTCCGTGTAAATAAAGACAAGGTTTCCCTTTTCCACTCCGTTCATAAAAGAGTTCAATTCCATCACTAGTGCGGAATTTCAACATTTACACCCCCTGCAACTTTAATCCATGGAATAAAACAACTCATTTAATTATTTTGTCTCCTATGTGTATCTGGGAAGGGGGCAATACAAAGATTCTTTCGTTCACTGTCTGAGAATCATCCTTCCAAATTACTAAGATTCGAATGTCTTTTAGAACTTCTAGGAAATGATCTTTGTTCAATGGGGTCGATCTTTTCAAAGTAAAATCTCTACTGTTTATCAACCCTCTTTTTTTTCCTGGTCCGTATGTACCTCTCATACCACTATTAACAGCAGGTATGTTAGTTAAATTTAGAAAGTATATTTCTTCCATAAAAAAATCCAATCCTGTTTCTGTAAAGTAGCCAGCCATAACGACGTCTTCCATTATTATTTCAATATCTTCTAACACGATACTGAATTCGACTTGGTTTTGGTCAGGTGTAAGTTTTGCACTTAAATTTAGATTAAACGGTGTACTGTCTTTTAAGTAAAGAGCTGGCGACTTAGATTCTACTTTCTCTCTTTGCTCAGCAACCGATAATTTATAATTGGCTGTTTCTTTTCCGCAAGATATAATGAATGGAACTAATATAAGTATATAAATGACTCTTCGCATGTTAAACATCCTTATTAAAAAGTGATCACTTCTTACATTGCAGCCTTTGGTCACGTTTGCGTCGTTAAAGCAACAATGAGTGTAAGTATCTTAAACAAAATAATACCATTTTTTGCTTTACTCTTAAGACACATTTCTTAATTACTCAACTTTCGCAGAGCAAAAAGCACTTTTCAGGTTGACTGTGTCTGAGTTGAAGCAAGGGAATATAGATCTATTGACATTTTGAAAACATGTGTAAATAGAGAGATGCTAATATTCACAATCCTGCTTCTTTAAAAGATCGTTTATTATAACGAACTGGACTTCTACAGCTTAAGTCACGACCGCTTCGTCAAAATACTTCGCTTTCCGCGGGCACGGCTTCAGCTTCCTCGGAATCTTGCTTTCCTGCGGGATCTTCAGCTCGCGCTGTTCCCGCAGGAGTCTACGTATGTTGACTACGCTAATGTTTGTTTCTGCGTTTTTATTCAAGTCACATCATAACATGAGGCCATCATGAAAAGATGCCACTAGCAAGACTCCTGCGACATAGAAAACACGATGAGGTCCTTTCGAATCGATGTTGCACTTGTACCCGTAGGGTGAAAGCGAGCGAATGGCAGCTTGTATAAAAAGCAACTACAACATTAGATTGTAGCTTTACCCAGTAATATCTAAGGCGTGTCTGCCAAATAAAAGGTGAGAAAGTTGATTTAATTACATGCACTCCTACACATTGTTTCGCAGTTGTAGAGCACGAAAGGAGATTATTCATGAGGACAGTTTATATCGTTTCAGGACCTGCGGGCGTAGGAAAATCAACCACTTCAAGTGCCTTGGTGAAGGCGTTAGAATCTAGTGCTTATATTTCGGGGGATGCCGTTCACGATATGCATGTTAGCGGTCAACAAAAGCCTTGGGAAAGTGAATCTGAAGTCACTCTTATTTAGAATAATATTTTGAGCCTAACAAAAAATTTCATTCTGAATGACATTGATGTCGTCATTGATTATGTCACTTTTCCAGATGAGGCGTATTGGCTCAAAGATAACCTTAAAGTGCTCCCCTGTCACGTCGTTTATGTCGTGTTGTGGACCGATCCTGAAACGCTGTTAAAAAGAGATTCATTGAGATTACCTGAATATCAAATGGGGGAACGATGTTTGATCTTAATCGAAGAATTTAAAGAAGCTGGTGTGAACAATAAACACTTATTAAATACGAGTCAGCAAAAAATTGATGCGATTCACCTCGTTATAACAGAAATTATGGACAACAGACACTACTTGTTGGCTGATTGAGTCATGTATTTTTCGTTTCGTTGAGTCTCCTTACATCAATGAAAAAAACCACCCTTTTCAGAGAGGTCTAATCGACGTAGTGATAGGTTTTCATTGGTTTTTCTTTTACAGCTTCCATGAGTAGCACAAGCGCACTAATCATGTGCATAGCCATGCCTAAAAAAGGAATCCAGGCCAGACATGAAGTCAGAATGCCGAATAAGCTTCCTGCGGTTGGCCCTCCATTTTTTCTTGACACGATCAGTGTAACAATATGCAAAATCAAAGCAATAAACAGGGGGACATACAAAAAGCTAATCACTATTAGGCCGCCTAGAATAGGGATGCCTAACAATGCTTCGTATGCGCCACTGATTAGCTTAAGGATTCGATACTTGGACATCGCCATGTGACTCCTTCCGTTCAATAGATCATGTACCTCTATAGTATATACGAAATGAATGCCGGATCGGTTTCACTTTACAAATTTTTTATAAAAGATGAGCGATCTTATGCGTCCATACTGATATCAAACCCAGGAAATTACTTCAAAAAAAGGAGGTGTCCCAATGACCTACCTCCTGTTTAAACTAATTCATGACGTTCTGTCGCTGTTCTTGACCGACACTCTCCCAGAGGAGATCGGCAAGATGCATGGCTTCTGTCGTAAGAGTATCACTATGCTGATTGCAGCCAGCTTTCATTTGCAGCAAGCACCCTGGGTTCGCCGTGACAATAACATCTGCTTGCGTATCGTTGACCTTATTCATTTTTTCCTTCAATATCTCGCCTGCCATTTCAGGCTGCAGCATATTGTATACCCCCGCTGAACCACAACAACTGTCGGCATTCGCCATCTCAACGTAATGCGTACCTTGGATCGCCTGAAGGAGTGCACGGGGCTCTTTGAACACGTGTTGCCCGTTTCGAAGATGGCAGGAATCCTGAAAGGTGATCGTTTTTTCTTCGAGCTTTAGTGGAATAGATTCGATAAATCCGAGCGTGAAGAGAACGCTTGAGAAGTCTTGGATTTTTTGAGCGAAACGCTTGGCCCGCTCTGGCCAATCCCCTTCTTCTTTCACCAACAACGTATCGTATTCCTGTAAAAAAGCCCCACACCCGCCGGCGTTTAACACAATATGATCTGCCTCAGACGCTTCAAAGGCAGTGATATTGTGTTTTGCCATCTCGATGCCCTTTGCTTTTTCCCCAGCATGCCCGTGAAGTGCTCCACAACAGGCTTGCTCTGCAGGAACGACAACCTCACAACCTGCCAACTGCAATAAACCAATTGTCGCTTTGTTTGTTGGATGAAAAAGGGTGTCCATCAAACAGCCCGTAAAAAAGGCGACGGTCGCTTTCTTCTCGCCAACGGCATGATACACAGCACGATGTACACGCTCTTTTTTCGGTATTACTTCTGGCAATGTCTCCTCAAGCTCTTTCATACCTTTTGGAAATAGCGATAAAAACCCAATCGTTCGCGTCACTTTTTGCAGACCTGATTTTTGATAAAGACGAACTGCACCAATGGCTTGCTTCATTCGCTTTGGCTTAGGAAATAAATCTCCAAACACAAGCTTATGAACAGGGCTCTTCTCTTCATGCTCAGCAAAAATGGCGCGTGACTCCTCAAGTAAGTGACCATATGTCACACCCGCTGGACAAGCTGGCTCACAAGCCCGACAGCCAAGGCAAAGATCGAGCGATGCTTTCATTTCTTCTGTTGGAGCCATCTCACCATCATGAACCGCCTTCATCATTGCAATCCGTCCACGAGGTGAGTGAAGTTCATTTCCCCCGGTGTGAATGTAAGTCGGGCATGCGGGCAAACAAAAGCCACACCGCATACAGTTCATTAATTCACCTTCGTCTAAACGTTCATGAAATGCTTGCTGAATATCCGTGGAGTTTTTCATTTATAACGTCACTCGCTTTCGCTGCTCTTTCGCGAACAGCTTTCCAGGATTCATAATGTTGCGAGGGTCAAAGGCTGCTTTGATTGCCTTCATCACCTCGATACCTGTCTCGCCTACTTTCCAAGCAAGGTATGGGGCCTTCATCTCCCCTACCCCATGCTCACCCGTAATCGTGCCACCCAAGTCGATGGCGGCGGCAAAAATCTCCTCAAAGGCGGCTTCCACACGTTCCATTTCGGCAGTATTCCTCGCATCCGTGACACAAGTTGGATGGAGATTCCCATCACCTGCATGACCAAACGTGCAAATGCGAACGTCATGTTTTCTAGCAATCTGCTCAATAGCATTCACCATATCGGCGACGTTGGCTCTCGGCACAGTCGCATCCTCAAGGATCGTCGTCGGCGCAAGTCTGGCGAGGGCAGATAATGCTGCTCTGCGTGCGCGGCGTAATTCTTCTGCTTCTGTTTCTGAGGCAGCCATTGTCACATTCACTGCTCCTGAGTGTCGGCAAATGCTCTCCACCTTCTTCATGTCTTCTTGCACAACCTCTTGCTTTCCGTCCTGCTCAATGAGTAGCACAGCGGCTGCTTCAAGAGGCAATCCGACATTGACAAAGTCCTCGACCGCAGCAATTGTCCCTTTGTCCATAAATTCAAGTGTTGCCGGAATGATGGCCTGTTCAATAATAAGAGAAACCGTCTTCGCTGCCTCCTCGATGGAACGAAAGCTTGCCAACAATGTGCTCTTTGCCTCTTGGCGTGGGACAAGCTTTAGTGTGGCCTCTGTGACAATTCCCAATGTTCCCTCAGAGCCTACGATGAGCTTCGTTACGTCGTATCCAGCGACATCCTTTGTCAGCTTCCCCCCAGTCGCCAAAACATGACCATTTGGAAGCACAACCTGAAGCCCAAGCACGTAATCCTTCGTTACTCCGTACTTAAGTCCGCGTAATCCACCGGAATTCTCATTAATGTTTCCACCAATCGTTGAAATCGCTTGCGAGGATGGGTCTGGTGGATAAAAAAGACCGTTCACCTCAGCCGCATTGTGAATGTCTTTCGTCACGACACCCGGCTGTACGGTCATTGTTAAATTTTGCGTATCCACCTCAAGAATTTGGTTCATACGTGTAAATAAAACCACTACGCCACCTTGAGTTGGGCATGTGCCTGCGCTTAAATTTGTCCCTGAGCCTCTAGGCACAATCGGAATATAGTGATTATGACAGTACGTCACTATGGCAGAAACGTCCTCCGTCGATCCTGGCACGACAATACAATCTGGCAGTGCTTGATAACCTGGTGTCCCATCATAGGAATACACGAGCCTGTCTGCATGCGACACACGAACATGTGCAGACCCTAAAATCTCTGTAAAATAAGCTATCGCTTGTTCCATCCAATCGCCCTTTCGTTTTATCCTTGAACAGGAAGAAGACGGAATGATTCTCCTGGCCGCATCAATTCCATGATGGGTAAATCCTCTTCCACAATCTCTCCTACAACATTGACACGCTGATCTATAGGCAATGGCCGTTTTACGAGCTGGAGCTCCCCTTGATAGCGGCCATACGTGCTATTGTCAATCGTTATCGTGCCACGTCTTCGTGGTTTTGTGGACAACGGAGCAATCTCTAGCTTTTGTTCCACCGCCACTCGTCTCGCCACTGCCGACCGAACGACGTCTTCCGATGGATCCAGTCTCGTCGTATGCGGTAGCTGAAGTACGTTTTGATGTGCCGCGTCCAATAGGACTTGCCGGTACCGGAGACATATACATTTTTCGTCTTTGGAGATTTGCCACATGTTCTGCATATCCATAGACCAAGCAGGGTCACCAAGGAGAACGTAATCGACCAGTCCCTTTCGCTTCAATTGCAGTGCTGCCGTATACGGAGACATATGGCGTTGCCGTTCAACGGTTGGCAGACCATCATACAACGGCCCTCGTCTTTCAGCATCCCCCGCAACAAACGCAGCCGTTTTTATGCCTAATGATTGAATCCATTGATTGCGGTCGTAAAGCCATTCCATGCCAACACCAGTGTTTGGTCGTGGATAATAATTGTGCCACGCCTCCACTTTCGTGCGTTCAAGCCCATGCTTCTCACATGCAAACAATAGCTCCTGTGTTAACGTGCTTGCATTCAGAAGGATTTGAAAGGTTTGCGAGAGCTGGCTAACGACGACAGGAGAAATTCCATCATCGATGCGTACACCATCAAGTCCTAGCTGCCAAATCTCCTTTGGCGCTGTCAGAAACGGTAGATTTCGTAATGTCACTGCCGAAATATCTGCCACAAGACGTAGCCCTCTCTGCCTTGTTTCTTGTCCAAGCGTTAATAACGCCGCCTTGTGCTGTGTCGCATCTTCTTCTGGAATATGAAGCGACGTAAACACGGTGGTTGCCCCAGCGGCCATCGCTGTATCAAGCCATTCGTTCTGACCTTCAGTAGATGTATGCTGCTGGAACACAGAAATTCCATCCATCTTCTGACTCCTCTCCAATAGCGAAGGCGACCTCGTTATACATAGGTCGCCCCGAAGCTACTCCAGATTTTTCGCCATTTCTTCTTTGAAACCAAACAAATACGTAAAGAGGAAACCTGAAGCATAGGCGATCGCTATCGCGAGTAAATAAAGCAAATACTTCCCGTCAGCAATGAGCGGCGTTAAGGATAAACCCGATACCCCGATGCCGTGAGCTGCTGTGTTAAAAATGGCTTGAAAAGCGCCGCCAACAGCCGCTCCCATACAAGCGGTAATAAATGGACGTCCCAGTGGCAGCGTCACCCCGTAAAGCAATGGCTCTCCGATACCTAGGAAACCAACAGGCAGACCACCTTTAATCGTTAACCGCAATCGCTCACTTTTCGTTTTCATATAAATCGCAATCGCTGCACCAACCTGACCAGCACCACCCATCGCGAGAATCGTTAAGATAGGTGTCACACCTGTACTTTCAATAAATTGAGCATGGATTGGCGTCAGCCCGTGGTGTAGGCCGACAATAACGAGCGGGAGGAAAAACCCACCTAAAACCGCTCCTGCCACTGGACCACCAATATCTAAGACAGCATTGATAAAACTAACGATGCCATTCGACAGGAAAGCCCCTACAGGCTGGATGACAAACAACGTTGCCATCCCGACAACAAGCACAGAAATAAGGGGCGTCATAATAATATCAATAGCGACTGGCACAAATTTTCGGCAACTTCGTTCTACAATGACCATCAGCCAGGCGGCAAGCATGACGGCAATTAAGCCCCCTCGCCCTGCGGTAAGGTCTTCTCCAAACAACGTAATATTTTCAAGTGCAGGATTAATAATAAATATACCGGCAATGGCACCTAGCGCTGGTGTACCGCCAAATTCTTTTGCCGTTGTCCACCCGACAAGAATGCCTAAAAAGCTAAATATACCGCTTCCAAAAAACAACAGAATGGAAATCCATGTTTCTTCCCGATCCACACCTGCGTTTACAGCGAAATTAGCGACTCCATTAATAATTCCTGAAGCAATCAAGGCTGGAATAAGTGGTATAAAGATGTTCCCTACGCGTCGTAAGCCATTTTTTAATGGCGTACTATTTTTCTTCTTAATTCCGGCTTTCGTGTCTTTGGCAAGATTCGAAAAATCGGTCTCTTCTTCCCCAACGCGTAAGCTCGTCAGCTTTCTCATCTCATCGACAACACGGTTGACCGTACCAGGTCCGACGACAATTTGTAATGTTGTATCCTCGACCACACCCATGACCCCAGTCGTTCCTTTTAAAGCTTGAATATCCACGTTTGCATCATCCTTGATGCCAAGTCGAACTCTCGTCATGCAATGGTTAAGGCTCGTGATGTTTTCTTCGCCACCGACAAGCGTAAGAATTTCACGTGCTAGCACTTGTTCCTTTTTCATGACAACCTACCCCCTTCGATCTTCTCTTTATTGAGCTATCGCTTTGCGTACAATTCCATCGCTGCTCTCTAACCTTGTTACCGCTTCATCATATGAGGCATCCGCGAGTATCATCACGATCGCCACCTTCACCTGTCCGTTCGCTTTTTGATGATACACGTCAGCTTCTTCTAATGACAACCCAGTCGCTTGGGCAATAATATGTCGACCGCGAGCTTGTAGCTTTTCATTAGTTGCCATAAAATCGACCATTAAATTCTGAAATACCTTTCCAAGTCCAACCATAATGGTTGTTGAAATCATATTTAAGATGAGCTTTTGTGCCGTGCCAGCTTTCAAGCGAGTCGAACCAGTCAACACCTCAGGCCCCGTATTCATCTCGATAGCGATGTCGGCATGCTGACTCATTGGCGCATCATGATTACAGGAAATACTTGCTGTCAGCGCACCAACTTCACGTGCGTACGCCAATCCTCCAATGACATAAGGCGTTCTGCCACTGGCGGCAATGCCAATTACCGTGTCGTTGGCGGTAAGGTCTATGGCAGCAAGATCCTTCTTCCCATACAGTTTCGAGTCTTCAGCACCTTCGACAGCCTCCGTAAAAGCAGAACCCCCACCTGCAATCAACCCGATCACACGTTCAGGGGGGACACCAAAAGTTGGTGGGCACTCAGCAGCATCAAGGACACCAAGACGACCACTCGTCCCTGCGCCCATATAAATCAGCCGCCCCCCCGTTTTCAGCCGCTTAATCGCTTTCACGACAAGGGCCTCAATTTCAGGAATGGTTTTTTGAACTTCTGTAGCAACGGTTTGATCCTCTTTGTTCATTGCTTCAAGTGCTTCACGTACAGACATCGCGTCAAGTTGCATTGTATCGTTGTTTCGTTGTTCGGTTTGCATGTGTTCTAGTTTCATCGCATTCGCCCCAATTAAGTGTATTTCTTTGCTTTATATCTAGCAAACTATGATGGCAAGGTACTTTTGACTTACTTAATGTCTACGCTAAGTATACGAGATAAAGAAATAAAAAATCAATTGTTTGGGGATGTTTATTAAAATAATATTTTACCAATGTGCAATAAGACGGCTCTTGTCCTGCGTCTCGTAAAACATGAAAGCCCGCGAAGAACTCTATATTGAGCGCTTTCATCTCATGCCATTTTCGTAACTTCTCCTCAGTTCACTTCCGGTCTTTTAGGGCTCGCTTCCTCCCGTTTTGGGCTCACTTTCCCCCAATTCGGGCTCGCTTCACGTCTTTTTCGGCTCGCTTTCCCTACTTTGGATCGCTTCCTCCCGTTTTGGGCTCGCTTCTACCAGTTTAGTCATGCGAAAAAAGGCGTCGCTATCATCGCAGCGACACCCTTTTATGATTGATCCTTATCAATTGTACTACCCAACAATGAACGCCTTGCGTATGTTTGAAGTGGAGATTCTCTCACCTGTTTTCGTATAATCTATCCTTTTATCGAGCTGGAAAAAGCGGCGTCTATAAAGCTTCTTTGTAAAGCGATAAATACAGCAATCACCGGAATTAGAGCAATCATCGCACCAGCTGCAATCAGCCTCGTATTTGTGACAAAGGTTCCTTGAAGCTTATAAAGGCCTACAGTCAAAGGATGCATACTTTCATCCTGTAATATCAGAAGTGGCCACAAAAAGCTGTTCCATTCACTTATAAAAAACAGAATACAAAGCGTTCCTAACATTGGCTTTACCATCGGCAGTAATATCCGCCAAAAGATTTGCCAGACGTTTGCTCCATCAATGATGGCTGATTCCTCAATTTCCTTCGGGATGTTCAAAAAGGCTTGCCGTAAGAGGAAGATGCCGAAAGGAGAAAGCGCTCCAGGGACGATGACTCCTGCAAATGTGCCCATTAAATTCAATTCATTAATTACAAGGTACATTGGGATCATCGTCACTTCTGACGGAATCATCATTGTTGAGATAATAAGAATAAACAAAAACTGCCGTCCTTTAAATTTCATTCTCGCCAATGGAAATGCCGCAAGCGCAGATGTAATTAACGGCAACGACACCCCGAAAATGGTAAGCAGGACACTATTTCGCAAATACGTGGGGATCGGTACCGTATTCCACACTTCAATAAAATTATTGAGCGTCCAGTGTTCAGGGATGAATTGAGGCGGCATTGAAAAGATCGGATCTCCATCACCTTTTAGAGAGATCGAAATGGTCCATAAAAAAGGAATGATCGTAAACGACGCCAACAGCAATAAAAAGAAATAGATCACACCAAGACGGGTGATTTTACGTTTGCTCCATTTTTCTTTTTTTAGATATGGCTTTACTTCCGTGGATGGCTGACCCATTGGATGTCCTCCTTAATCCCCACTTGGGTTTCGATCAATAAATTTTTCGTTAATCAGCGTGAGAACCAATATAAATAGAAACAATAGGAATGATACTGCACTGGCATACCCCATATTTAGGCCTTGGAAAGCTTCCTTAAATACGAGCAGAACAACTGTCGTTGATGCGTCCAATGGACCACCATTCGTCATCGTCAGCATTAAGGTGAATTCCTTAAACGCTCCCATTGTTGAAATGACTGAAACGAAGAAGATGACCGGCCGTAACATCGGAATTGTGATGTAAAGATGTTTCTTAAAAAAGCCAGCACCATCAAGCTCTGCAGCTTCATACAAATCCTTCGGAACAGTTTGCAAACCCGCCAAGTAAAACAATGTATAATAGCCGAAACCAGACCAGATCGTCACAAGCGCCATACTTGGAATGACCATCTCAGGGCTTGTCAACCATTCAACGGCCGGCAAGTTGAAGACACTTAAAAAATAGTTCAAAATGCCATCAAGATTAAACATCCAGCGCCATAAAATTGCTGTAACAACTACAGATACGAGCACCGGAAAATAAAAGATCAAACGAAACACACGAATGCCTCGTACTTTCTGATTTGCCAACACAGCTACAAAAATCGGCATAATGACAAGCGTCGGTGTCGCAAGTACCCAAAAAAGGACTGTGTTCCCTAACGCATTCCAAAAATCACTGTCCTGTAAGGCTTCCTTATAATTATCAAACCAGACCCATTCAATCGGATCAAAAATGTTGTAGCTTGTAAAGCTAAGAAAAAAGGCACTAATGGCCGGCAGGAGAATAAAAACCATAAATAACAGCACGGGAACGATTAAAAAAAATACAGCATGCCTTGTTTTGTACACTCCATCTCCTCCTAAAAAGCCACCGACCTTGGAAAAGGCCGGTGAACTGGCGGCTGCGTTACTCTTGTAACAGACTATTAATCTGCGTCTCTAAATCGGCGAGCGCCTGTTTAGGGTCTCCATCGTTAATCAATACACCTTGGAATGTTTTATTCACAACCTCGGCAATTTCTCCAGCATTTTCATGAGGGATCGTAAAGTCTTGTGCGAGCTCAAGCTGTTGTGCGGCAAAGAAATTCCCTTTTACAGCAGGGTCGTCGGAGTCCTCACCTTGCGTGAAATGTTCAGCTTCTGCGGCTTCTTTAACAGAAGGTAAAATGTTAGCCTCTTCTGAAAAGGCCAATTGATGTTCACTGTTTGTAATAAACGCAGCAAAGTCTACCGCCAAGTCAACATGCTCACTTTGCTTAGGAACAGCTAAGTTCATAATCGATGCATTTTGTACTTCTGCTTCACCGACAAGCGCTGGAGCAGAATTCGAATTTTCATAAACCTCTGGCGCTAAATCATTCACTTGACGGAACAGCTGTGGACCTGTCGTCCAGAAGGCAACTTTTTCTTGTGCATAAAGCTCTGGCACTTTTGCTTGATCGAGTAAGATTCCTTTATGCACTAGCCCTTGATCGTATTTTTCTTTCAGTGTCGTCCAAAGCTCAACGGCTTCTGGTGTATTGATCGTCGCTTCTGTTCCATCTTCTGAGACAATTGGAATGCCGTGTAATGGCATTTGTGTATGCAAGTTAGGAGCTATCACCATACCGTACGCGCCCGTTTTTTCATAAATGACCTCTGAATACTCCCAAGCTTCTTCGAAAGTGGATGGCGGTGTATCAAAGCCAGCTTCCTGTAAAAGCTTTTCATTATAAAGCAGTCCGCTGGTCGAAACATACCAAGGGATGGCGAAGTTTCCGTCACCAATGTCACCCGATTGCCAAATGCCTTCAAAGTAATCATCCTTGACGTCTGCTGCGGCTTCATCCATGTTAACTAAAGCTCCCAGCCCCGCGAGCTTTTTCAGAAACAATGTGTTCAAGTTAATGACATCAGGCAAGTCACCACTCGAAGCACTTGTCATAACGAGCTGTTCAATCTGATCGTAAGGTGCATCTTTCCACTCTACTGTCACACCTTCATTTTCGGCTTCAAATGCATCGATGACACCATTAATGTATTCGTCGAACGTTGGACTTAAAGAAATTGTCATGAACTCAATTGTTCTCTCTTCTTGTGTTTCCCCCTGTGCT
This genomic interval from Aureibacillus halotolerans contains the following:
- a CDS encoding alpha/beta fold hydrolase → MLKFRTSDGIELFYERSGKGKPCLYLHGGPGYWSKSFQHYSQDVLEDQLDMVYLDQRGCGRSGHSTDKHYSLDRLIQDIEELRQFLGVKSWCIMGHSFGGILAVTYTQKYPEQVDGLILLNATLHFSDSLNHQINQCNEWLGLSSNSPMIENTSTLMNTFMTTIRKAIEKDVFYKLQYENINTKYEMDKIDTRINSDPEFQKYIFASSDFFKDFTTVSAEIKVMTLVVTGKHDHAIGPTHYQRFQFQDAMICQLNCAHHPYAEDQKELRKAVFAFLNYLPQRQMTTE
- a CDS encoding (Fe-S)-binding protein codes for the protein MKNSTDIQQAFHERLDEGELMNCMRCGFCLPACPTYIHTGGNELHSPRGRIAMMKAVHDGEMAPTEEMKASLDLCLGCRACEPACPAGVTYGHLLEESRAIFAEHEEKSPVHKLVFGDLFPKPKRMKQAIGAVRLYQKSGLQKVTRTIGFLSLFPKGMKELEETLPEVIPKKERVHRAVYHAVGEKKATVAFFTGCLMDTLFHPTNKATIGLLQLAGCEVVVPAEQACCGALHGHAGEKAKGIEMAKHNITAFEASEADHIVLNAGGCGAFLQEYDTLLVKEEGDWPERAKRFAQKIQDFSSVLFTLGFIESIPLKLEEKTITFQDSCHLRNGQHVFKEPRALLQAIQGTHYVEMANADSCCGSAGVYNMLQPEMAGEILKEKMNKVNDTQADVIVTANPGCLLQMKAGCNQHSDTLTTEAMHLADLLWESVGQEQRQNVMN
- the glcD gene encoding glycolate oxidase subunit GlcD; protein product: MEQAIAYFTEILGSAHVRVSHADRLVYSYDGTPGYQALPDCIVVPGSTEDVSAIVTYCHNHYIPIVPRGSGTNLSAGTCPTQGGVVVLFTRMNQILEVDTQNLTMTVQPGVVTKDIHNAAEVNGLFYPPDPSSQAISTIGGNINENSGGLRGLKYGVTKDYVLGLQVVLPNGHVLATGGKLTKDVAGYDVTKLIVGSEGTLGIVTEATLKLVPRQEAKSTLLASFRSIEEAAKTVSLIIEQAIIPATLEFMDKGTIAAVEDFVNVGLPLEAAAVLLIEQDGKQEVVQEDMKKVESICRHSGAVNVTMAASETEAEELRRARRAALSALARLAPTTILEDATVPRANVADMVNAIEQIARKHDVRICTFGHAGDGNLHPTCVTDARNTAEMERVEAAFEEIFAAAIDLGGTITGEHGVGEMKAPYLAWKVGETGIEVMKAIKAAFDPRNIMNPGKLFAKEQRKRVTL
- a CDS encoding MupG family TIM beta-alpha barrel fold protein, with amino-acid sequence MDGISVFQQHTSTEGQNEWLDTAMAAGATTVFTSLHIPEEDATQHKAALLTLGQETRQRGLRLVADISAVTLRNLPFLTAPKEIWQLGLDGVRIDDGISPVVVSQLSQTFQILLNASTLTQELLFACEKHGLERTKVEAWHNYYPRPNTGVGMEWLYDRNQWIQSLGIKTAAFVAGDAERRGPLYDGLPTVERQRHMSPYTAALQLKRKGLVDYVLLGDPAWSMDMQNMWQISKDEKCICLRYRQVLLDAAHQNVLQLPHTTRLDPSEDVVRSAVARRVAVEQKLEIAPLSTKPRRRGTITIDNSTYGRYQGELQLVKRPLPIDQRVNVVGEIVEEDLPIMELMRPGESFRLLPVQG
- a CDS encoding PTS transporter subunit EIIC, with the translated sequence MKKEQVLAREILTLVGGEENITSLNHCMTRVRLGIKDDANVDIQALKGTTGVMGVVEDTTLQIVVGPGTVNRVVDEMRKLTSLRVGEEETDFSNLAKDTKAGIKKKNSTPLKNGLRRVGNIFIPLIPALIASGIINGVANFAVNAGVDREETWISILLFFGSGIFSFLGILVGWTTAKEFGGTPALGAIAGIFIINPALENITLFGEDLTAGRGGLIAVMLAAWLMVIVERSCRKFVPVAIDIIMTPLISVLVVGMATLFVIQPVGAFLSNGIVSFINAVLDIGGPVAGAVLGGFFLPLVIVGLHHGLTPIHAQFIESTGVTPILTILAMGGAGQVGAAIAIYMKTKSERLRLTIKGGLPVGFLGIGEPLLYGVTLPLGRPFITACMGAAVGGAFQAIFNTAAHGIGVSGLSLTPLIADGKYLLYLLAIAIAYASGFLFTYLFGFKEEMAKNLE